The following are encoded in a window of Tessaracoccus flavescens genomic DNA:
- a CDS encoding ParA family protein, with protein MANQKGGVGKTTTTVNIATALALGGLNVLVVDNDPQGNASTALGVDHSPGTKGTYEVLMDRVGIIEYAQPSPHSPNLHVLPAAIDLSAAELELVNERGREHRMRDAIITYIEESGVDYVFFDCPPSLGLLTLNALVAATEILVPIQAEYYALEGVTQLMRTINRVKGNLNDDLELSTILLTMFDSRTNLSREVADEVRKHFSEQTLNNEIPRSVKIAEAPSFGLPVITYQPKSIGALAYQAAAEEIANRGAED; from the coding sequence GTGGCCAACCAGAAGGGCGGCGTGGGCAAGACCACCACGACGGTGAACATCGCCACCGCGCTGGCCCTCGGCGGACTGAATGTCCTGGTCGTCGACAACGACCCTCAGGGCAATGCATCGACCGCACTGGGCGTCGATCACTCCCCCGGTACGAAGGGCACCTACGAGGTGCTCATGGACCGCGTCGGGATCATCGAATATGCTCAGCCCTCGCCGCACTCTCCGAACCTCCACGTGCTCCCGGCGGCGATCGACCTTTCCGCGGCCGAGCTGGAGTTGGTCAACGAGCGCGGTCGCGAGCACCGGATGCGCGACGCCATCATCACCTATATCGAGGAGTCCGGCGTCGACTACGTCTTCTTCGATTGCCCGCCCTCGTTGGGCCTGCTCACGTTGAACGCCCTCGTTGCGGCGACCGAGATCCTCGTGCCGATCCAAGCCGAGTACTACGCCCTAGAGGGCGTCACGCAGCTGATGCGGACGATCAACCGTGTGAAGGGCAACTTGAACGACGACCTGGAGTTGAGCACCATCCTGCTCACCATGTTCGACTCACGAACGAACCTCTCCCGTGAGGTCGCCGACGAGGTGCGGAAGCACTTCAGTGAGCAGACACTGAACAACGAGATCCCGCGATCGGTGAAGATCGCGGAAGCGCCAAGCTTTGGACTGCCGGTGATCACGTATCAACCCAAGTCAATCGGCGCCCTTGCGTACCAGGCCGCCGCCGAAGAGATCGCCAACCGTGGAGCGGAGGACTGA